A genomic window from Pseudonocardia broussonetiae includes:
- the ctaD gene encoding cytochrome c oxidase subunit I, giving the protein MTTTPVRPEPVITPARTARGSRIAHLLRTTDPKDIGVLYLVTAFTFFLVGGAMALLMRGELAVPGQQFLSGEQYNQLVTMHGTVMLLLYATPILFGFANYVLPLQIGAPDVAFPRLNAFSYWLFLFGSLIVLSGFLTPGGAADFGWYAYAPLSGPTYSPGPGATLWFSGLIVSGLGTILGAVNMVTTVICLRAPGMTMFRMPIFCWNILVTSILVLVAFPILTAALFGQLADHHLGSHVFDPEHGGAVLWQHMFWFFGHPEVYIVALPFFGIITEIIPVFSRKPLFGYKTMVFATIAITVLSVAVWAHHMFATGAVLLAFFSFTTFLIAIPTGIKFVNWIGTMWKGKITFESPMLFAVGFLVTFLFGGLTGVLLGSPPLDFHLNDTYFVVGHFHYVLFGTIVFSVFAGIYFWFPKMTGRFMDERLGRVHFWTMFIGFHMTFLVHHWLGPQGMPRRYVDYQPQDDFTVLNTISSVGAFLLGISTLPFLWNVARSYRHGRRTTADDPWGFGNSLEWATSSPPPRHNFHELPRIRSERPAFELHYPHLVERYRREAHVSRATPAERAAQGVGREQQPDDDPTSR; this is encoded by the coding sequence ATGACGACCACCCCCGTCCGGCCGGAACCGGTGATCACCCCGGCCCGCACGGCGCGCGGCTCGCGGATCGCCCACCTGCTGCGCACCACCGATCCCAAGGACATCGGGGTGCTCTACCTGGTCACCGCGTTCACGTTCTTCCTCGTCGGCGGCGCGATGGCGCTGCTGATGCGCGGGGAGCTGGCCGTGCCGGGGCAGCAGTTCCTCTCCGGCGAGCAGTACAACCAGCTCGTCACGATGCACGGCACCGTGATGCTGCTGCTCTACGCGACGCCGATCCTGTTCGGGTTCGCCAACTACGTCCTGCCGCTGCAGATCGGCGCGCCGGACGTCGCCTTCCCGCGGCTCAACGCCTTCTCCTACTGGCTGTTCCTGTTCGGGTCGCTGATCGTGCTGTCGGGGTTCCTCACCCCGGGCGGCGCCGCCGACTTCGGCTGGTACGCCTACGCCCCGCTCTCCGGGCCGACCTACTCCCCCGGCCCCGGGGCGACGCTGTGGTTCTCCGGGCTGATCGTGTCCGGGCTCGGCACCATCCTGGGCGCGGTCAACATGGTGACGACGGTGATCTGCCTGCGGGCGCCCGGCATGACGATGTTCCGGATGCCGATCTTCTGCTGGAACATCCTGGTCACCTCGATCCTGGTCCTGGTGGCGTTCCCGATCCTCACCGCCGCCCTGTTCGGCCAGCTCGCCGACCACCACCTCGGCAGCCACGTGTTCGACCCCGAGCACGGCGGCGCGGTGCTGTGGCAGCACATGTTCTGGTTCTTCGGCCACCCCGAGGTCTACATCGTGGCGCTGCCGTTCTTCGGGATCATCACCGAGATCATCCCGGTGTTCAGCCGGAAGCCGTTGTTCGGCTACAAGACGATGGTGTTCGCGACGATCGCGATCACCGTCCTGTCGGTGGCGGTCTGGGCGCACCACATGTTCGCCACCGGCGCGGTGCTGCTCGCGTTCTTCTCGTTCACGACGTTCCTCATCGCGATCCCGACCGGCATCAAGTTCGTCAACTGGATCGGCACGATGTGGAAGGGGAAGATCACCTTCGAGTCGCCGATGCTGTTCGCCGTCGGGTTCCTGGTGACGTTCCTGTTCGGCGGGCTCACCGGCGTCCTGCTGGGCTCGCCGCCCCTGGACTTCCACCTCAACGACACCTACTTCGTCGTCGGCCACTTCCACTACGTGCTGTTCGGCACGATCGTGTTCTCCGTCTTCGCCGGGATCTACTTCTGGTTCCCGAAGATGACGGGCCGGTTCATGGACGAGCGGCTGGGCCGCGTGCACTTCTGGACGATGTTCATCGGTTTCCACATGACGTTCCTGGTGCACCACTGGCTGGGCCCGCAGGGCATGCCGCGCCGCTACGTCGACTACCAGCCGCAGGACGACTTCACGGTGCTGAACACCATCTCCTCGGTCGGTGCGTTCCTGCTCGGGATCTCGACGCTGCCGTTCCTGTGGAACGTCGCCCGCAGCTACCGCCACGGCCGCCGCACCACCGCCGACGACCCCTGGGGCTTCGGCAACTCCCTGGAGTGGGCGACGTCCAGCCCGCCCCCGCGGCACAACTTCCACGAGCTCCCGCGCATCCGCTCCGAGCGCCCCGCCTTCGAGCTGCACTACCCGCACCTGGTCGAGCGCTACCGCCGCGAGGCCCACGTCAGCCGAGCGACGCCGGCCGAGCGCGCGGCGCAGGGCGTGGGCCGCGAGCAGCAGCCCGACGACGACCCCACATCGCGCTGA
- a CDS encoding HemK2/MTQ2 family protein methyltransferase — translation MLNRAPGVYRAQSDTEVLIDVMQRGGYADGRHVLDVGTGSGAIALAAARAGAASVTAVDLSARSVAAARLNARLAGLDIDVRRGDLFAPLTGRRFDLVVSNPPYVPAVTDRLPRHSRARCWDAGVDGRTLIDRICAGAGDVLTPDGQILLVHSALCGTQATVDALGDAGFVPSVLARVTIPFGPVMRGRAAMLEERGLIAEGERFEELVVVSGMR, via the coding sequence ATGCTGAATCGGGCCCCCGGCGTGTACCGGGCCCAGAGCGACACCGAGGTCCTCATCGACGTGATGCAGCGCGGCGGCTACGCCGACGGCCGCCACGTGCTCGACGTCGGCACCGGCTCCGGTGCCATCGCCCTCGCGGCCGCCCGGGCCGGTGCCGCGTCGGTGACCGCGGTGGACCTGTCCGCCCGCTCCGTCGCCGCCGCACGACTCAACGCCCGCCTGGCCGGGCTCGACATCGACGTCCGCCGCGGCGACCTGTTCGCGCCCCTGACCGGGCGGCGGTTCGACCTCGTCGTCAGCAACCCGCCCTACGTCCCGGCGGTCACCGACCGCCTGCCGCGCCACAGTCGGGCCCGCTGCTGGGACGCCGGCGTCGACGGCCGGACGCTGATCGACCGGATCTGCGCGGGCGCGGGCGACGTCCTCACCCCCGACGGGCAGATCCTGCTCGTGCACTCCGCGCTGTGCGGCACGCAGGCCACCGTCGACGCGCTCGGCGACGCGGGCTTCGTGCCGTCGGTCCTCGCGCGCGTCACCATCCCGTTCGGCCCGGTGATGCGGGGCCGCGCCGCGATGCTGGAGGAGCGGGGCCTGATCGCCGAGGGCGAGCGGTTCGAGGAGCTCGTCGTCGTCAGCGGGATGCGCTGA